The Rhododendron vialii isolate Sample 1 chromosome 1a, ASM3025357v1 region TCTGAAGATAGAAGCCATCCGAAAACAGACCAGATTTATTCCAAGATTGATGAGATTATGAAGTTGATTAAGGAGGCTGGATATGTTATGTACCTGATATGAATTTTGCACTGCATGATGTGGATGAAGAGGGTAAGGAACTTGGTCTTGCTTATCACAGCGAGAAGTTGGCTGTTGCTTTTGGGCTTCTCTTTGTGCCACAGGGGGTGCCTATTCAGATATTTAAGAACCTTCGAGTCTGTGGTGATTGTCATGCTGCAATGAAGTTTATTTCAAGAGTTTTTCACCGGCATATTATTTTAAGGGATTCGAATTGTTTTCACCATTTCAGAGAAGGAACGTGTTCTTGTGGGGATTACTGGTAGATTAAAGTTTTTCTTCTGACTCGTTTAATCTTTGGCTTGTGTATTTGAGATGGGATTCAAATGGTTTGTTGCTGGATTAACTTCATCATTTGCTTATAGTTCTATGTAATGTTTGCttccccctcgatgtaccccttcgagtttaataaaagttccttttgccaagcaaaaaaaaaaaacttctccttCAACTATGAATACAGGTTTGAACTTTCCAGccctttttttcttccctttaatGTGTTTAGGTCGTTTCCTATGATGAAacaaccaacaaccaaatcattGTCACATCGCCAACAACCATCAAGTCTCGGGTCAATGGGATGTTGTTAGGGGTTGGCTATCACCAGAATTTCTGTTTTTATAGTGCCCCAGTGATGTATATTCTTGGCTACACCACTGCAAGAAATGCCACAatcttaatttcataaaagataCGGATACGCTACCTAGAGTATCCAAAAAGTATCCAATACATCAAACATAAAGAATAAATTTTTACATTTCTAGGATATACATCCGCGAGGATGGGAGGAGTATTGCTATTAGATACGAATACGAATCTTATATACAAAGTATCCTTGCTTCAAGGAGTACCAAAATATGGTGTAAACCTTTTTCCTTATTGACTCGATGTATGATGCAGATTAAAAATAGAACTTGCTAAAACCGGAGCTGGTATACGTTAATCCGAGTAGCTAAGTGGACAGATGATACATGCAACTCCAGCTGAAGGTAGCTTCATCGTCTTCTTATCTTTTATGCTCAAATAAAGCTTGAAGTTTGAGTATTGGAACCAAACCACTAGAGGGGTGGTGAAAGCAGTCTATTATCGATGTTCCGGATTAGCTATTGGTCTTGGGTATTTACATCTCCTACAAATCCTGTGCACGACTTACTTGTACAATTTAATATAGATACACAAGAATATCAGCCCCATACTTATTCACGAACTCAAGATTTTCAGTTTTGAATACACTGGAGTTCGCTTCTTTCCCCCTAGGGATTTGAATTGAATAGGATTGTCGAAGTATTCTTAACGATGGTGATCTGTTGATATTAGTAAGCTGTATAGTGCGGACTTGTTTGCATTATTGAACACCTACAAGTTAATTTAAGATTATGATCATAGTATTTGCCTTGCAAGATTCTTCTAATTAGTTGAACACTCTGGATCATGCTTTGCAGGGTCTTACCAGAGTTTATGTAATGATTGTTCTATACTTCAATATGAAGTCTTGTTCTATACAGCAGTAGGAATTAATTAGTGCACATTCTACAGGAACTCCTTTTTGGTTCGACTTGGTTCGGAAGGAAACTGGAAGGTAAAGGGAGTGCAAGAAGATAATGAAGTGAATGAACTAAATCTAGTTCTTCGGCTTCCCTTTATTTCCTTTCCAATTGTAAGTCCTTCCACAAAATCCATGAACTGCTGGACATCAGAAATTTACCCATCCACCATATGCAGTAGCACATTTTGAGTAAGCAGTCTTTGAGTACACATTTTTTCTGGTAAATTAGTAGAAAGATGCTTCAGTTCTAAGTAGACCCTTTTTTTGTCCTCCATTGTTTGTCTGTCCCATTTTCTATTGCTACACAGGGAATTAGATGTTTATCGTAGTTTGATAATGTTGGAGCTTGAAATGTAGTTAGGAGGTATATGAACTAGATAAAATACTCATTTGGTCTGATATGGAATCTTATCGAAAaatcaaaaatgatttttcgtaCTTACTTTTTCCCGCATAGAATCGTTCTTTATATGTAAAGCCCTAGCAAAATCACCCCATCATATTGGTAAGTTTTGTAATGGGGTCAATTATTCATATTGTTTGGGGAAAATAACAGCATGTTCATCAACCTTTCGGCTTATGAACCAGCATCTTTTCATTCAAGGGATCTTGGTGTTAAAGTTGATCGTGCACTTTTTGAATCAATGTCAAGTTgcagtgttaatttttgtgaaattcaaTATAGTTTATTGATTGTTGTTGGCCCTAGAAATTGCTTCAATGTTTTTGAAAGCCACACTggtgtctttttttctttttttctttttttctttttttggtaaattaacCTTTTATTAAGCAACCAAACCAAAGACAAGAGGAGAACCTCACCAATTACATCACGCTTACCCTCCCCCAGTTAACTAGGAAGAGGAGCACAACAAAACAACAGAAAACTTAGGAAGACCTAAGAATCCTGGAATTAAGATTCCAAGTTCTAACTAAAAGTCTATTAGCATCATTAAGTTTCATGTTCCGCCAAGAACAAAGGCAAGCCCTGACTTCGTCGATAATCCTAGCACCTAACATAGAGGCACCCATACGCAGTCCTTGAAactatcttttgtttattttcctcCAAATCCCGTAAATAGCCGCAGCCATTGAAAGTTTGTAACTCTGTGGGAGCAAGAGTCAGTAGATTTGTGCAAACAAGCCCAAGCTATCTCACTAGACAAACAACCACAAGGACGAACCACGTGGTCTTATTTTCCAAGTTCGTAGATGTGAATCCCTTCTGCATGAATACCGAGTCTTTTGGTTGTCCTCGTACGTCTTGTAGATGACCTTCCTTCTTCCTCCCTTACTTTTGATCCATGTAAAGACATGGGGGAAATTTCCTACAAATGGCTTCACAGAATCAAAGTGATCGTATATTCCTATTTTcctgattgattgattgataaAATTAAACCATATGAGGTGAAGTTGGGTAGTCCAAACCCGCGCAGGAACTAATATTTCATGAACAAAAACGAGTGTGTCTAGAGAGAAATAGAAGAGGTAGATTAGGCATATCGATCTAGGGCTCAGCTGATACCAGATTTCTGATCTTATTGCTGAACTCAGTCATTTATTACagtgaaaaaaaatgttattcaGTAGTTTTTTTATTGACCATCTTAATTTCCTCTACTGCTATTGCCATCTTTCTTGTGGTATTTGTTGTCAGATGATTGTCAAATATGTTTTGCGGAAGTTATAGTCAAATTGCCTCACATTCAACTGCCAACTTCACCCCATATGGTCAACTGCCTCCTCCTTACTGAAATATGGTGTCCGATTGGGTGTTTTCCCAGTACAAAGTAGGCGGTTCCGATTATCAAAGTGAACCCATCATGagttaaaaaaatgcaaactgCATGCTGCCAAGTCCATTGGAAATTAGTTCTCATTTCCTTCGTGCTCAACTGTTTCTGACAACTCCGGCCACCCTTGGCTACCATCTCAACACCCCATTATTGTTTCACTTGACGATATAGCCCATTCATTCTATAGGTCTagatggtgttttttttttttttttatctatttaaaaATGAGGTTGATTGGTCATTGGTGATGCCTAGGGGGTTATCCATTAGGATTTTGGTCCTTTgactctctttttatttttcctaaagAAGAGGATTCTCCCTGATTCAATCAAGAATTCTTTTCTTTATCATTCTGTTCCattctcttctcctttttttctatAACCTACTCCACCCTTCCTTGTATCATTATCAGATGAAAGTAGAAAAAACTTTGCTGTTAAATAAGTTTGTTATTGTGTCATCATAACTGTCCCACAAAGAAGTGCATCAAAATATATCTTAGTAGAAAGGAGGCGGATAAACTATTTAAATGAAAGAAAGATGTAGTTCAAGTGAATGGgctttccaataaaaaaaaataatagagcGAACAAGCGTTTTGGCCTTTTGCGAGGTTTTGatgaatctttttcttttcttttcttttttttggatcagcAGGTTTTGATGAATCTGCTAACTCTGTTTTAGGATCTAAAAGAACTCCACGTAAACCTTATGAGTCATCATCCATTTGAGATgatgtttcttctttttcatacATGTATATTGAAAATGACATAACAAGTCTTCATCTTGAAGGTATGTTTCCTTAATTTGGTTTCTCTCTTCAACGCCTAATTGAGGATCTTCCTATAAGCGTCTCCAATaatcaaatatttttcaagtataAGTTTGAGTATGAATGATCACTACAACTTCAATGTCGTGAAATAATTTAGGAACTTGACGGTCTCCTGGAAAATATTCATGCCATTAGTGTCTCTGATGTGAACAGCAGAATCTAACCTAACTCGTAAACTCGATCTCTGGAGTAGTCATTGTTTCTAACTTTAGATCTACATTAAGAATACTTCCAAAATTGCTTGTAGTACTTTGGATCCTATCGATACTAgttttgctttgctttgttttgctTCTAAATAAATACTGTAGTAATAGTTTTGCAACGAAAGAGTCCAAAAATGACTTGCGGAACAGGAAAATGCAATCTGACTCATGCTGCAGTCCAACTTTGCCATTGTAAATCTCTAACTTCAAATCACAGTATAGAAAATCAGACGTAGCGTAAAGTTACAGCTGGGACTGCGAATACTCATTCTACCACAATCTCAAAATAAACCCATCCAGCCACAGTAACAAGTGAAATAACATTAGAGATTGTGTTCTGAAATTGCAATACTTTCTTTACACCACagtaaagcaaaaagaaaattggaaaCAGGCCCAAAATCAAATGGAAATTTAAATTACTATGAAATACCCCAAAAAAGAATACCTGAGCGTACGTTGAAGGGCATCAATACCCATATAATacaactctttttcttttctttttttgttagtatCCATTGCGTGCATGGAATGTGCACAACCCTGGATGTAACTACGACgacaaagaaaataagcaaaagtaagaaaagaacaaCTCATCTACAATagtagattttgtttttttaacagcaaTATTGGAAACCTTGTAGCCACGCTGCTCCACTCGACACGCCTCACAATTCCGTAACATATTTCTCCATCAAAGACTACCTTAGAGCATATCCCACAACCCTCTAAACTGTGTTAGGCACCTAATTTCATAATAACTTAGCTTGGAAGTCCAAAGAATTTAGCCTCATGAACTACCTGACATAGGGCATGCCTTGGGCCGACAACTTATCACAAAAATCCCATGCACAACTACTACAAGTTCTCTTTACACGAACGGGACGTTCGCATGTTTATTTGTTCATATGCTCAGGAATAAGTTGTCGACGCAATTCCAGAGATGCAGCAGCCAGCTCTGTGAGAGATTTGGCATCAGTCAACTTGAAAATTATCCAACCTAAAAGATAAATAAGAAAAGCAATTATACTACTCACCTTTAGGAGTGAAATTGAACAAAGGAGGCAGGGGTTGACCGTTTGGCAAGCTTGCATTTGGTTGCCTTAAATCATCGAAGAAAGGGTGTGCACACGCCTCCAACTGCAAGTCGCAGATTTCAATTAGAACACTAATTCTGGATATCCTTTCCTATTTCTTCAACAGCTTCAACAACGAAAATGATTGAGGTACCGACCGTGTgtagggatttcgtaccgaccggccgcaccgggctgtctccggccaccggacggccgatccgagccatccaaaaattctataaaaaaaaaccgagggggcccacgcaagaattaacggcatccgaggtgtgtagggtgcttgatccgagcaccccttttcgtgtatatatgtatatacttgtatatacacgaaaaaggagTATTCGGATCAAGcgctctacacacctcggatgccgttgattctcacgttgacccctttggttttttttttagaatttttggacggctcggatcggccgtccggtggctggagacggcccggcgcggccggtcggtacgaagTCCCTACACACCCCATCAGTACTTATAGCATTACCCCTTCAACAAATTCAATATATAATCTCACGACTAGTAAGTCACATGAGAGGATGGTAGCAGCTTGAGCTACTCGGTTAGTAATCAATGTGACAAGTGCAGTGTGGAAAGTACATTATCCATCGATGCCAAATTTTGATATCAGATCTGCGGACTAGAGGAAAATGTAATTACTCGTGTTATGTGTAACCTAAAATACCAAACGATTACAATACAATGGAAAATTAGATGATAAGGCCTCCAGCGACCAAGGCTAAATAGACAATGACCAGAAAGTTGCAGACTTCAAGCTATAAGCGTGCGCGCTCACATGCgcacagaagaaaaaaaataactaccctcCACTAAACTAACTACAGTTGTAGAAACTTATTAGATCTTGTATTGGACAAGCAAAGCTCATTTCTTACAGCAGTGCAACGCAGATTTGGTGAATACTGGAGCAGCCTCGACACAAGATCCACTGCTTCAGATGGTATTCgcttgtgaaatatctagaaAACAGAAAATCATTAGCTTTGAATGGAAGTCGTGCCCCCACTAGCAATGAAGATGGGTCACATCCTCCATATGGTGTTTCGAATGAACCTTATGCCATGGGTGAGCTTTGATCTGAGGAAACTTGAATTCCGTGTAATTTGGATTCATGCACTTAATTTCCTCTCTGGTTGGCGTGCCCAGTATCTAAAACAGAACAACCCAACATACAAAAAAGCTAAGAGAATGCACCAAACAGAAAATAGGACATAAAGGTTGAAGTAGTAAATCACTTCTACCTTAATGATTTCCACCAGCTGATCAACCCCACTTTCCCCTGGAAACAGAGGCTGCACATCATGCCAGAGCAGTATGCATCAGAATAATGAAGTCACTAGCAAAggtaacaatttcaaaatgcTTCTGAAGATAAAATGGCAAAAAGCCATAAATGCAACCAAACCTGAGAAAAAAAGACTTAAAAGAATAAGATGCAAACAAGAACACGTGAAGGAACATGGTAGGTAGGTTATCTATGCACACTACGCAGATAGGGGCACATGTAGAGAGTCAGAGAGTGTATGAATATACAATAGAAGGAAGTATGCGACAACATCTCTTGGTCAGCAATAGTAATTTATGGTGCTGTAGAATACAACTTCTTACGCCAATTTCTTGGGAGGTATAACTGGAAAATGTTTCACTACTTCAaacttaataaaattttgattctCCACATCAGTTAGGTTCATTAGATTCACTCTAAAAGACTAAATATTCACTGACCTGGCCTAGAAGTAGCTCAGCCAAAACACAACCAACAGACCACATATCAATTGCAGTAGTGTACTCCGTAGCCCCAAATATCAGTTCTGGAGCCCTATAATACCGTGAGCAAATGTATGATATGTTTGGTTCACCAGGCACCTACAACAGAGAGAATAATTTCAGGACATTGCCATGCATAAAAGCAAAAAGTTCCTACAGATATATACATACCAACGCCTTTGCACTGCCGAAATCGCATATTTTTAGCTGATGAGTGTGGGGGTTAACCTACAACAAGCGTCAAAATCTTAGCATGAAACACATGACTCTTTTGTCAGTAGGGCTCACTAAGTATTCCAAGGTACCATTGTAACGGTTTGATGCAATACAACTTCCACCTGGTAATGAGTTGATGCAATACAACTTTCACAAATCAACTAAGTGACAAAAtggcacaatttttttttccaacaaatgCGATGGGGTTTACAAACCAATAACTAGCAGAATCTTCATCGCCTGACCAAAAATACATAGAGAGACACAAACTGATGCTCAAATAGATGAAAGCAATTACAGTGAAGAAAGCAAACCATGAAGTCATGAACTCAAATACATGCACTCCAACAAACCATGAAGTCATTAGTGTGGGGATTAACCTATAACAAGCGTCAAAATCTTAGCATGAAACATTTGATTCTCTTTTGCCAGTAGGGCTCAGTAAGTATTCCAAGGTATCATTGTAACGGTTTGATGCAATACAACTTCCACATGGTAATGAGTTGATGCAATACAACTTCCACAAATCAACTAATTTCCAACAAATGTGAACCAATAGAGAGAGACACGAACTGATGCTCAAAATAATCAAAGTAATTACAGTGAAGAAAGCAAACCATGAAGTCAAGAACTCAAATACATGCACTCCAACAAATTCCACTTTCTATTGATTTTCTCCAAAAAAGACGAATTCATTCATCAGCAGAAATAGCTCTGAGAAGTGAGAACTTGGAagctaaaaacaaatttcagcCACATATCAGCTATCTACTCATTGTCAATTAGTACACTGTACAACAATACGTAGTAATCCTTCCAAAAGAGTTGTATCTTGTAGGGACGcaggggctctgctgcccaggggtgggcagcagcccctgcccacactcacacacactcacacacggcaccgtttcgttaaagaaaaaaaaaaaactcttccgcttgcaatcataaggagtagaaacgtgattatgaaagccttagagttaaaatttaattatgtctctttagaataatatgatcagaataataagatcttcacgtcaattcaaacggattgaaaattggagcacttaattttttaatcatattttttaatatataaacggtctaaaaaattaagtgtgccactttttaattcgtttgaacaagtacgaatatcttattattctaatcatattattttaaagagatataattaatttttgtctatagaactctcataatcacgtttctgatctacaggatcctaaataaagagcagatacataattatgagagttctagagacaaaaattaattatatctctttaaaataatatgattagaataataagatattcgtacttgttcaaacgaattaaaaagtggcacacttaattttttagaccgtttatatattaaaaaatatgattaaaaaattaagtgctccaattttcaatccgtttgaattgacgtgaagatcttattattctgatcatattattctaaagagacataattaaattttaactctaaggctttcataatcacgtttctgctccttaggattgcaagcggaagagtttttttttttttctttgacgaaacggtgccgtgtgtgagtgtgtgtgagtgtgggcaggggctgctgcccacccctgggcagcagagcccccgcatCCATCTTGTAGCCATATAGCAAAGGTAGGGCATTTTAAATACACGTAAGAatcaaagagaaactttttcTGGATTTGACATCCAACAGAGTAGCTATTTGGCCCTACGATATCACCAAGCCTCAACAGTGGTCATGCAATGAACGGCGAAGATGGCCAGAGAGGTTACATCTCAATACACCAAAGAAACCAGTAACAGAATTGAGAGAGAGTAATCCTTGTATGGAAAAACTGCAAcacaaaaaggcaaaaaatctCACCAATAGATTTTGTGGTTTAATATCACGATGGCATACACCAACAACACTGTGCATGTAATTAAGAGCGCGGCAAATCTGCACATAGAAAATTACTTAAGTTGTAAACTAATGAAATCTAGAACAGAGCATAACTATAAATATGCAAACAAAATCCAGTTGTATATGGCTGAAACAAAAATATTGGGAATGAAACTATGGAAGCATGGATCACAGTTTGAAATTTTACCTGGTATGTATACAGTTGTATGTAGATTAAGGGTACATGCTGGTTCATCCTGACATAGTGCCTAGAGACTCGGTAGACAGTTTCAGATACATACTCTAAAACAAGATTAAGGTACACTTCATCTTTTTCACTAGTTGAATAAAAACAGCGCCTTAATTGAACAACATTGGGATGGGTTAGTAAACGCATAATCTGGAGTTCTCTATTCTTGTATCTTTTGTCCTGCAACACCTTCTTTATTGCAACAGCTTCACCAGTTTCCAGGCATTTGGCCTAGTATATATATTCATAATCAGTgcaacagaaaaacaaaatagcaaaataaaataaaaacagttcTTAACTAAGACTTTGATTCTAAGCTAGCTGATTATTAATACCTGAAAGACGACACCAAATGAACCAGTGCCGACCACACGCTCCGCCATGTATGAGATTGTCTGAAACCAAACAGAAAGACATTCAGTACATAAATGACTGTGTCTATGAACATAGCTTATCAGAGACATAAGTTAAGGCCacccattttccttttctctaaAAAACATAAGTAAACTCCCCCTCCATGTCCTGGATTTTGGAAGTAAGACTAATACTTCCCTCTAGAAACATGAGACACCATGCACTACACTCAGTAATACGTGTAGACAATGGCATCAAAGATATGAGAAGAAAGGTTCTTGATTGAGGTAGGAAGCATACAAAGAGAAGGTGTCCTATAATTAATCGTTAAGGCCAACTGAAACTGCCAGCAAAGCTAGTTGGTAAAGCTTCTTGGGATTTCTACAAGACGTGAGGGTCTGAATCCCATGTTCATTAGGGTTGGTTGTGAACACCATTGAACTAATACTGATACTGATTAGATCAATCTTTGCTTTTGTGAAATAACAATACATGTCCACATAGAGTTCAAGTTAGCTGCACCGGATTACAACTGTCCTTGGCTTCTCCCCTCCATCAACAAATCTCAACACAAAAGGCTTATGGAAAACATAAACCGAAAGGCAACAAACAGGGAGGCTCAGGAAAGGAAATTTTTGCCTGTTTTGGTTGCCCATTTAGACCACCTATCGTAGTGGCAATTATTTGACCTGTCTCTGTTCCATGTCCATTAACAACAGTGGCTTCAATATCCTGTGTTAAGGAAGCAGTCAGTCGTATAATACCTGCTGTGCAAAGTTTCCTTGACCTCAAAGCAAGGGCAACCAAAATGATAGAATGGAAAAGCGACAACAAATTAACAATGAGATTTTACCTTATCGTCCTGATTATCAGCTTTATCATCTAAGATTTTCATTTGATGCATCTCTCGGGGAAGCTCATCATAACCAGATTTTGCAGCAGTTCCCATAGATGTGGATGCCACAGATCGCTCTACACCAGAAGCACATCTCTCAAAGGATTGTGATTCACCAGTTACCTTCCGATCTACTTCTTTGTCAACCTTCATCCTCTTTATGCTGGAATCGCCACCCtacagaaataaaaaaaaacaaaaaaaaattatgaaacatGTAGAAAAATGTGGAGAATGAATCGATAAAGTGCGTCCCAAGGACACACAGAggttatttaacttttcatgtCTACAATATGTAGTATCCAAGTAATTAAGTATGTCGTTTATCAAACTcgaaatactctctctctctctctctctctctctctctctctctctctctctctctctcacacacacacacacacacacacagagacacgcatcatcatcatctcacaTTCTTactcttctccttttttttcttagtCCCTTAATTCTTCCAATTCAAATGTTTCCCATCCCCATGCTCAACCCTTTATGTCAACTAAATTAACAGTTTACCATATGCAACAAAAAGGAATATTCAAGAAATAAGGGTATTTAACCATGAGCAAGTGTCAACGGACTTGACATTGAATAACTGACATTTACACACATTACTGCACCGAAAAGGTACCCCAACTGCCCAATCCTTCTCAAGTACAGCATTTCAAACCTGTAATAACCTCAAGGCATAACTTAAATGAAGCTAAGGCAGCATGCCATATAGGGAAAGCAGCATACACAAATACCAATAACAATACTTAAGAGATTCGATATCGCAATGCGCTGGTATCTAGACACAAGAACATGCACAACCAAGCCAATTcgataaaaactaaaaagcccTTTATACAAGAACATGCACAACCAAGCCAGTGAGCATGGTTAGCTACCATCACAAACTAAAAAGCCCCTTAAACAAGAATATGCACAACCAAACACTTCCATCCCCAGCCGATCatgatcaataaaaaaaaaaaaaacactttgatGCCTAAATACACCTAACCAAGCCAATTCAATAAGATCGGAGCCAAAAACTCGAAATAACTCGTGCTTAACGCCGAAAAATATGCGCCTTCTTCCTCTTGTACAAGACTTTCTTAGTCTCTCTTTGGCTTCAGTTAAAGATCTCCTTCAACCTCCATCGCCCGCTTAACGAAGTTGTACATGATAAATTATTATGAAACGATTTCGACATTCATAGATTCCTTGGCAATCGACTTACTGCATTTGAATGCTTTCAAAGGACGATATAGACCTATTAAAATTCTTACTTAtttaatgtttcttttacaGAACTGAGTTGAACGACAGTAAAAAAGGAGAATTacggagaaaagaaaaaagaaaaaatcaaattaacagCAGGAAAAGGAGAAACCCAATAATTAAACAGCACAATCTTCTGAATCTAGAAATCAAAAACTGCCCCATTTCAAAAAGAATATAAatcagttagagagagagagagagagagagtttt contains the following coding sequences:
- the LOC131323274 gene encoding shaggy-related protein kinase theta-like — translated: MNVMRRLKSIASGRSSVSDPGGDSSIKRMKVDKEVDRKVTGESQSFERCASGVERSVASTSMGTAAKSGYDELPREMHQMKILDDKADNQDDKDIEATVVNGHGTETGQIIATTIGGLNGQPKQTISYMAERVVGTGSFGVVFQAKCLETGEAVAIKKVLQDKRYKNRELQIMRLLTHPNVVQLRRCFYSTSEKDEVYLNLVLEYVSETVYRVSRHYVRMNQHVPLIYIQLYTYQICRALNYMHSVVGVCHRDIKPQNLLVNPHTHQLKICDFGSAKALVPGEPNISYICSRYYRAPELIFGATEYTTAIDMWSVGCVLAELLLGQPLFPGESGVDQLVEIIKILGTPTREEIKCMNPNYTEFKFPQIKAHPWHKIFHKRIPSEAVDLVSRLLQYSPNLRCTALEACAHPFFDDLRQPNASLPNGQPLPPLFNFTPKELAAASLELRRQLIPEHMNK